In a genomic window of Sphingomonas koreensis:
- the sufC gene encoding Fe-S cluster assembly ATPase SufC: MLVIENLHAEIDGKPILKGLSLSVNAGEVHAIMGPNGAGKSTLGYVLGGRPGYEVTEGSVSFDGQDLLDLDPHARAAAGLFLGFQYPVEIPGVSNVQFLRESLNSQRRARGEAPLSGAEFLKLARAQAGALEMDAEMLKRPVNVGFSGGEKKRNEMVQMGILNPKFAVLDETDSGLDIDALRIVGEGINRIMRAPDKAVLLITHYQRLLDYVKPDAVHILADGRIVKTGGPELALELEREGYAQVAA; this comes from the coding sequence ATGCTCGTAATCGAAAACCTCCACGCCGAAATCGACGGCAAGCCGATCCTCAAGGGCCTCAGCCTGTCCGTCAACGCGGGCGAGGTGCACGCGATCATGGGCCCCAACGGCGCGGGCAAGTCGACGCTCGGCTATGTCCTCGGCGGCCGTCCCGGCTATGAAGTCACCGAAGGCTCGGTGAGCTTCGACGGCCAGGATCTGCTCGACCTCGATCCGCACGCCCGCGCCGCCGCTGGGCTGTTCCTCGGCTTCCAGTATCCGGTCGAGATCCCCGGCGTGTCCAACGTCCAATTCCTGCGCGAAAGCCTCAACAGCCAGCGCCGCGCGCGCGGCGAGGCACCGCTGTCGGGTGCCGAGTTCCTGAAGCTCGCCCGCGCCCAGGCCGGCGCGCTGGAGATGGACGCCGAGATGCTCAAGCGCCCGGTCAATGTCGGCTTTTCGGGCGGCGAGAAGAAGCGCAACGAAATGGTCCAGATGGGCATTCTAAACCCCAAATTCGCGGTGCTGGACGAGACCGATTCCGGGCTCGACATCGACGCGCTGCGCATCGTCGGCGAAGGCATCAACCGCATCATGCGCGCACCCGACAAGGCGGTGCTGCTGATCACCCACTATCAGCGCCTGCTCGATTATGTGAAGCCCGACGCGGTCCACATCCTCGCCGACGGCCGCATCGTGAAGACCGGCGGCCCCGAACTCGCGCTCGAGCTTGAGCGCGAAGGGTACGCGCAGGTGGCGGCCTGA
- a CDS encoding helix-turn-helix domain-containing protein produces the protein MTAVQLEYAVPDAGAAEWVTLFYHFRADVPMLEDTERADHAQLRFRISDGAAEYRMPDGSIHPAPQVHVIGPTSGAMRVKVAGPVHVFGCGITPAGWAALIGNDASTMLNCVFDARDLFGPATDDARARLAQAPDTKAMVAIAETLIASLARAASPDAAFVRLVDDWLAASASPEISALAAATGLSDRQLERKCKALYGAPPKLLARKYRALKAAVVFAERKATLDELLDRGFYDQSHLIREMKQFTGCTPRQLQEEPTLLAQLTISQRSALQGQVNPLISDT, from the coding sequence ATGACGGCGGTGCAACTGGAATATGCGGTGCCCGATGCGGGTGCTGCCGAATGGGTCACGCTGTTCTACCATTTCCGGGCCGATGTCCCGATGCTGGAGGACACCGAGCGCGCGGATCACGCACAGCTCCGTTTCCGTATATCGGACGGCGCCGCCGAATACCGTATGCCCGACGGCAGCATCCACCCCGCCCCCCAAGTCCATGTCATCGGACCGACCAGCGGCGCGATGCGCGTCAAGGTGGCCGGGCCCGTCCATGTCTTCGGCTGCGGGATCACACCGGCCGGCTGGGCCGCGCTGATCGGCAACGACGCCTCCACCATGCTCAACTGCGTGTTCGACGCGCGCGATCTGTTCGGTCCGGCGACGGACGATGCGCGGGCCCGGCTCGCGCAAGCACCCGATACCAAGGCGATGGTCGCCATCGCGGAGACGCTGATCGCAAGCCTCGCGCGCGCAGCTTCGCCCGACGCCGCATTCGTCCGCCTGGTCGATGACTGGCTGGCGGCGTCCGCCTCGCCCGAGATCAGCGCTCTTGCCGCCGCGACCGGCCTTTCGGACCGCCAGCTCGAACGCAAGTGCAAGGCCCTCTATGGCGCCCCGCCCAAGCTCCTCGCCCGCAAATATCGCGCGCTCAAGGCCGCGGTGGTGTTTGCCGAGCGCAAGGCGACGCTCGACGAACTGCTCGACCGCGGCTTTTACGACCAGTCGCACCTCATTCGCGAGATGAAGCAGTTCACCGGCTGCACGCCGCGCCAGCTTCAGGAAGAGCCCACGCTGCTCGCCCAACTCACCATCTCGCAGCGCAGCGCGCTTCAGGGCCAGGTCAATCCGCTGATCAGCGATACCTGA
- the sufB gene encoding Fe-S cluster assembly protein SufB, with the protein MATKNAEALAAANKKYEWGFSSDIEQEFAPKGLSEDTVRFISAKKGEPEWMLDWRLKAYRHWLTMTPPDWAKLSIPPIDYQDAYYYAEPKAKPKLGSLDEVDPEILRVYEKLGIPIEEQKVLAGVEGSRKVAVDAVFDSVSVATTFRAELEAAGVIFRSISEAIREYPDLVKKWLGKVVPMHDNYFAALNCAVFSDGTFVYIPEGVRCPMELSTYFRINAENTGQFERTLIVADKGSYVSYLEGCTAPMRDENQLHAAVVELVALDDAEIKYSTVQNWYPGDEDGKGGIYNFVTKRALCQGKNSKVSWTQVETGSAITWKYPSCVLAGENSVGEFYSVAVTNNRQQADTGTKMIHLGKNSRSTIISKGISAGRSDNTYRGLVRVGPTAENVRNFTQCDSLLLGDQCGAHTVPYIEVRNPSAQIEHEATTSKISEDQLFYAMQRGLDQEAAVALIVNGFAKEVLQQLPMEFAVEAQKLLGISLEGSVG; encoded by the coding sequence ATGGCCACCAAGAATGCCGAGGCGCTCGCCGCCGCCAACAAGAAGTACGAATGGGGCTTCAGCTCGGACATCGAGCAGGAGTTCGCCCCCAAGGGGCTGTCCGAGGACACCGTCCGCTTCATCTCCGCCAAGAAGGGCGAGCCGGAATGGATGCTCGACTGGCGGCTCAAGGCGTATCGCCACTGGCTGACCATGACCCCGCCTGACTGGGCGAAGCTGTCGATCCCGCCGATCGACTATCAGGACGCCTATTATTACGCCGAGCCCAAGGCCAAGCCCAAGCTCGGTAGCCTGGACGAGGTCGATCCCGAGATCCTGCGCGTCTATGAGAAGCTCGGCATCCCGATCGAGGAGCAGAAGGTCCTCGCCGGCGTCGAGGGCAGCCGCAAGGTCGCGGTCGATGCGGTGTTCGACAGCGTCAGCGTCGCCACCACCTTCCGCGCCGAGCTGGAGGCCGCAGGCGTCATCTTCCGCTCGATCAGCGAGGCGATCCGCGAATATCCCGATCTGGTGAAGAAGTGGCTGGGGAAGGTCGTGCCGATGCACGACAATTACTTCGCGGCGCTCAACTGCGCGGTCTTCAGCGACGGCACCTTCGTCTACATCCCGGAGGGCGTGCGCTGCCCGATGGAGCTGTCGACCTATTTCCGCATCAATGCCGAAAATACCGGCCAGTTCGAGCGCACGCTGATCGTCGCCGACAAGGGCAGCTACGTCTCGTACCTCGAAGGCTGCACCGCCCCGATGCGCGACGAGAACCAGCTCCACGCCGCCGTCGTGGAACTCGTCGCGCTCGACGATGCCGAGATCAAATATTCGACCGTCCAGAACTGGTATCCCGGCGACGAGGACGGCAAGGGCGGCATCTATAATTTCGTGACCAAACGTGCGCTGTGCCAAGGGAAGAATTCCAAGGTCAGCTGGACCCAGGTCGAGACCGGCAGCGCCATCACCTGGAAATACCCGTCCTGCGTGCTCGCGGGGGAGAACAGCGTCGGCGAATTCTATTCGGTCGCGGTCACCAACAACCGCCAGCAGGCCGATACCGGCACCAAGATGATCCATCTCGGCAAGAACAGCCGTTCGACGATCATCTCCAAGGGCATCAGCGCCGGGCGCAGCGACAACACCTATCGCGGCCTCGTCCGCGTCGGCCCGACGGCGGAGAATGTCCGCAACTTCACCCAGTGCGACAGCCTGCTGCTCGGCGACCAGTGCGGCGCACACACCGTGCCCTATATCGAGGTGCGCAACCCCAGCGCGCAGATCGAGCATGAGGCGACCACCAGCAAGATCAGCGAGGACCAGCTCTTCTACGCGATGCAGCGCGGCCTCGACCAGGAGGCCGCGGTCGCGCTGATCGTCAACGGCTTTGCCAAGGAGGTGCTCCAGCAGCTCCCGATGGAGTTCGCGGTCGAGGCGCAGAAGCTGCTCGGCATCAGCCTTGAGGGCAGCGTCGGTTGA
- a CDS encoding 2-hydroxyacid dehydrogenase has protein sequence MVQAPRPARPRVAVTRELPDAIAARMGELFDTSFNQSDEAMDRAALLAAVADCDVLVPTVTDTIDADLIAAAGERLKLIANFGSGVNHIDLKAARARGIVVTNTPGVLTEDTADMTMALIVSVPRRLAEGEKLVRSGQWKGWSPGGMLGHRIGGKKLGIVGMGRIGQAVARRARAFGLSIHYHNRHRLPEVVEAELGAAWHGDLDAMLREIDILTIHTPLNEESRDLIDARRIGLLGPQVYLINASRGGIVDEEAMVDALEAGRLAGAGLDVWRFEPQIDPRLLALPNVVMTPHMGSATYEGRHATGEKVIANIRFWADGHRPPDQVLEGWM, from the coding sequence ATGGTACAAGCGCCCCGACCCGCCCGGCCCCGCGTGGCCGTGACGCGCGAATTGCCCGACGCGATCGCCGCGCGGATGGGTGAGCTGTTCGATACGAGTTTCAACCAGTCGGACGAGGCGATGGACCGCGCGGCGTTGCTGGCGGCGGTCGCGGATTGCGACGTGCTGGTGCCCACCGTGACCGATACGATCGATGCCGACCTCATCGCTGCGGCGGGCGAGCGGCTGAAGCTGATCGCCAACTTCGGATCGGGGGTGAACCATATCGACCTGAAGGCGGCGCGAGCGCGCGGCATCGTCGTCACCAACACGCCCGGCGTCCTGACCGAAGACACCGCCGACATGACGATGGCGCTGATCGTCTCGGTCCCGCGCCGGCTGGCCGAGGGCGAGAAGCTGGTGCGATCGGGCCAGTGGAAGGGCTGGTCGCCGGGCGGGATGCTGGGGCACCGCATCGGCGGGAAGAAACTGGGCATCGTCGGCATGGGCCGGATCGGTCAGGCGGTGGCGCGGCGCGCACGGGCGTTCGGCCTGTCGATCCACTACCACAACCGCCACCGTTTGCCCGAGGTGGTGGAAGCCGAGCTTGGGGCGGCCTGGCATGGCGATCTCGACGCGATGCTGCGCGAGATCGATATCCTGACGATCCACACGCCGCTCAACGAGGAGAGCCGCGACCTGATCGACGCGCGGCGAATCGGGCTGCTCGGGCCGCAAGTCTATCTGATCAATGCCTCGCGCGGCGGGATCGTCGACGAGGAGGCGATGGTCGATGCGCTCGAGGCCGGACGGCTGGCGGGGGCGGGGCTGGACGTGTGGCGGTTCGAGCCGCAGATCGACCCGCGGCTGCTGGCGCTGCCCAATGTCGTGATGACCCCGCATATGGGCAGCGCGACCTATGAGGGCCGGCACGCGACGGGCGAGAAGGTGATCGCCAATATCCGCTTCTGGGCCGATGGCCACCGTCCGCCCGATCAGGTGCTGGAAGGCTGGATGTGA
- a CDS encoding HesB/IscA family protein has product MTDVKTRARPAAILLTPASEARIADLMSRAPEGAIGVKLSTPRRGCSGLAYSVDYVTAANPMDERIDTPGGTLFVDGGSVLYLIGSTMDWVEDDFTAGFVFNNPNAKGACGCGESFTV; this is encoded by the coding sequence ATGACCGACGTGAAGACCCGCGCCCGCCCCGCCGCGATCCTGCTGACCCCCGCATCGGAGGCGCGCATCGCCGACCTGATGTCGCGGGCACCCGAAGGCGCGATCGGCGTCAAGCTCTCGACCCCGCGCCGCGGCTGCTCGGGCCTTGCCTATTCGGTCGACTATGTCACCGCCGCGAACCCGATGGACGAGCGCATCGACACGCCCGGCGGCACCTTGTTCGTCGATGGCGGATCGGTGCTCTACCTGATCGGATCGACGATGGACTGGGTGGAGGATGATTTCACCGCGGGCTTCGTCTTCAACAACCCCAACGCCAAGGGCGCGTGCGGCTGTGGCGAGAGCTTCACTGTCTGA
- a CDS encoding SUF system Fe-S cluster assembly protein — translation MNEAGKIEVEEVAAVTPPPKARVEDTPRETFERKRDYLDGFLSQKPADLPAGEPGGATYDAIIDALKEIYDPEIPVNIYDLGLIYNVEVTGDGHAVVTMTLTTPHCPVAESMPGEVELRVGAVPGVGHAEVNLVWDPPWDPQKMSDEARLELGML, via the coding sequence GTGAACGAGGCAGGCAAGATCGAGGTTGAGGAAGTGGCAGCCGTGACGCCGCCGCCGAAAGCGCGTGTCGAGGACACGCCACGCGAAACCTTCGAGCGCAAGCGCGACTATCTCGACGGCTTCCTCTCGCAGAAGCCCGCCGATCTTCCGGCGGGGGAGCCCGGCGGCGCGACCTATGACGCGATCATCGATGCGCTCAAGGAAATCTACGATCCCGAAATTCCGGTGAACATCTACGACCTCGGGCTGATCTACAATGTCGAGGTCACGGGCGATGGCCATGCCGTGGTGACGATGACGCTTACCACCCCGCACTGCCCCGTCGCCGAATCCATGCCGGGTGAGGTCGAGCTGCGTGTCGGCGCCGTTCCCGGCGTCGGCCATGCCGAGGTCAACCTCGTCTGGGACCCGCCCTGGGACCCGCAGAAGATGAGCGATGAGGCCCGGCTCGAACTGGGGATGCTGTGA
- a CDS encoding SufB/SufD family protein, translating into MSTLTLPSPREEAWRWSDLDTLRAAADSVPEATGVDPSTLFLDIAGPRLLFVDGAFEPAHSRPGPVQLTALEMTGDHPLGRLAQGEGWVLRLDAAAATNPVQIVHLGTGGENHVPARIDMADDAVATVIETYAGRGWTNRLLHASLGKGARLQRAVRLLQDEGFVSIRDEAQIGEAASYVSTFLGAGGSGSRIDGFLRLDGIGAYAEMGGALLTRGEQKQEAAVAVHHAAIEGTSRQIWRAVAADASTASLAARAEVARHAQKTDGEQSLRGLLLKRTATVNLKPELEIFADDVKCAHGATVGELDAKALFYMQSRGIPEPQAKALLTRAFVADALDRIGDETVRDTFAADAEKWLEAAL; encoded by the coding sequence ATGAGCACCCTCACCCTTCCCTCCCCGCGTGAGGAAGCGTGGCGCTGGAGCGATCTCGACACGCTCCGCGCCGCCGCGGATTCGGTGCCCGAGGCGACCGGGGTCGATCCCTCGACCCTGTTCCTCGACATCGCCGGCCCGCGCCTGCTGTTCGTCGACGGCGCGTTTGAACCCGCGCATAGCCGTCCCGGCCCGGTTCAGCTCACGGCTCTGGAGATGACCGGCGATCACCCGCTCGGCCGGCTTGCCCAGGGCGAAGGCTGGGTGCTGCGCCTCGATGCCGCGGCCGCCACCAACCCGGTCCAGATCGTCCATCTCGGCACCGGCGGCGAGAACCATGTCCCGGCCCGGATCGACATGGCCGACGACGCCGTCGCCACGGTGATCGAGACGTATGCCGGCCGCGGCTGGACCAACCGGCTCCTCCACGCCTCGCTTGGCAAGGGCGCCCGCCTCCAGCGCGCCGTCCGCCTATTGCAGGACGAAGGCTTCGTCTCCATCCGTGACGAAGCGCAGATCGGCGAAGCTGCCAGCTACGTATCGACCTTCCTCGGTGCCGGCGGCAGCGGCAGCCGCATCGACGGCTTCCTGCGTCTCGACGGCATCGGCGCCTATGCCGAAATGGGCGGCGCGCTGCTCACCCGCGGCGAACAGAAACAGGAAGCCGCTGTCGCGGTCCACCACGCCGCGATCGAGGGCACCAGCCGCCAGATCTGGCGCGCGGTCGCCGCCGACGCCTCGACCGCCAGCCTCGCCGCCCGTGCCGAAGTCGCCCGCCACGCGCAGAAGACCGACGGCGAACAATCGTTGCGCGGCCTGCTCTTGAAGCGCACAGCGACGGTCAATTTAAAGCCGGAGCTCGAAATCTTCGCCGATGACGTGAAGTGCGCCCATGGCGCCACGGTCGGCGAGCTCGACGCCAAGGCTTTGTTCTACATGCAGTCGCGCGGCATCCCGGAGCCGCAGGCCAAGGCGCTGCTCACCCGCGCCTTCGTCGCCGACGCCCTCGACCGGATCGGCGACGAGACGGTGCGCGATACCTTCGCTGCCGACGCCGAGAAATGGCTGGAGGCCGCACTGTGA
- a CDS encoding cysteine desulfurase has translation MAGGRTVSVTTTTAPLDVLADFPAIPQGWAYLDTAATSQKPRPVIDAITRAYDRDYATVHRGVYQRSADMTLAFEAARRRVARFIGGQENEIVFVRGATEGINLVAQCWAGTVLKPGDRILLSQLEHHSNIVPWQMVAERTGAAIDVVPLTEDHRIDLEAMAAMLTPQHKLVALAHVSNVLGSVLDAKRAAGLAHAVGAKLLLDGCQAVPRLPVDVADLDCDFYVFSGHKLYGPTGIGVLWGRYDLLDAMPPYQGGGSMIDRVTFEKTTYAPPPGRFEAGTPHITGVIGLHAAIDYVDDIGLDRIHAHETALVTAAREALAGLNSVRVYGPADSAGIVSFEVQGVHPHDVATILDEGNVAIRAGHHCAQPLMDVLGVAATARASFGVYNGAADIDALVKGIERVTRIFG, from the coding sequence ATGGCTGGAGGCCGCACTGTGAGCGTCACGACCACCACCGCCCCGCTGGACGTCCTCGCGGATTTCCCCGCAATCCCGCAGGGCTGGGCCTATCTCGATACCGCCGCGACCTCGCAGAAGCCTCGCCCGGTCATCGACGCGATCACCCGCGCCTATGACCGCGACTATGCGACCGTGCATCGCGGCGTTTATCAGCGCTCGGCCGACATGACGCTGGCGTTCGAGGCCGCACGCCGCCGCGTTGCCCGCTTCATCGGGGGCCAGGAGAACGAGATCGTCTTCGTCCGCGGTGCGACCGAGGGTATCAACCTCGTCGCGCAGTGCTGGGCGGGTACCGTGCTCAAGCCCGGCGACCGCATCCTGCTGAGCCAGCTCGAGCATCACAGCAACATCGTGCCATGGCAGATGGTTGCCGAGCGCACCGGCGCCGCGATCGACGTCGTCCCGTTGACCGAAGACCACCGCATCGACCTCGAAGCGATGGCGGCGATGCTGACGCCGCAGCACAAGCTGGTCGCGCTCGCCCATGTCTCGAACGTGCTCGGCTCGGTGCTCGACGCCAAGCGCGCCGCCGGGCTTGCGCACGCCGTCGGCGCCAAGCTGCTGCTCGACGGCTGCCAGGCGGTTCCGCGCCTGCCCGTCGACGTCGCCGATCTCGATTGCGACTTCTATGTCTTCTCGGGCCACAAGCTCTACGGCCCGACGGGGATCGGGGTGCTGTGGGGCCGCTACGACCTGCTCGACGCGATGCCCCCCTATCAGGGCGGCGGATCGATGATCGACCGTGTAACGTTCGAGAAGACGACCTACGCTCCGCCGCCGGGCCGGTTCGAGGCGGGAACGCCGCACATCACCGGCGTGATCGGCCTCCACGCCGCGATCGACTATGTCGACGACATCGGCCTCGATCGCATCCATGCGCACGAAACCGCGCTGGTGACCGCGGCGCGTGAGGCGCTGGCGGGTCTCAACAGCGTCCGCGTCTATGGCCCGGCCGACAGCGCCGGCATCGTCAGTTTCGAGGTTCAGGGGGTGCATCCCCACGACGTCGCCACCATATTGGACGAGGGCAATGTCGCGATCCGCGCGGGCCATCATTGCGCGCAGCCGCTGATGGATGTGCTGGGGGTGGCGGCCACGGCCCGAGCCAGCTTCGGCGTCTACAACGGCGCGGCGGACATCGACGCGCTGGTCAAGGGTATTGAAAGAGTGACGAGGATCTTCGGGTGA
- a CDS encoding SH3 domain-containing protein, translated as MLRTVLGILVAAALGLGAIAQASAQQRKPPYYASISAGKANMRTGPGRNYPTSWLYRRADLPVKVVEIYNDWRKVEDPDGTQGWMLVGLLSAQRTGIVVGTIVELRDSPRLNARVNWRAAPGVVGRISKCQRGWCWFDVRGRGGYVEQNRIWGTEPGEEVP; from the coding sequence ATGTTACGAACGGTGCTCGGGATATTGGTGGCGGCGGCGCTCGGCCTCGGCGCCATCGCACAAGCCTCGGCCCAGCAGCGCAAGCCGCCCTATTACGCCTCGATCAGCGCGGGCAAGGCGAACATGCGCACCGGCCCGGGGCGCAACTATCCCACCAGCTGGCTCTACCGCCGTGCCGATCTGCCGGTGAAGGTGGTCGAAATCTACAATGACTGGCGCAAGGTCGAGGATCCCGACGGCACCCAGGGGTGGATGCTGGTCGGCCTGCTCTCTGCCCAGCGTACCGGCATCGTCGTCGGCACGATCGTCGAACTGCGCGACAGTCCCCGCCTCAACGCCCGCGTCAACTGGCGCGCGGCGCCGGGCGTGGTCGGCCGCATCAGCAAATGCCAGCGCGGCTGGTGCTGGTTCGACGTCCGCGGCCGCGGCGGTTATGTCGAGCAGAACCGCATCTGGGGCACCGAGCCGGGCGAGGAAGTGCCCTAG
- a CDS encoding SUF system Fe-S cluster assembly regulator — MRLSAQTDYAVVMLAAAARHCGVSGRLNATLLADETGLPLPTVQKLVSRLSSAGLIESARGTGGGFRLARPPAAISLVDIVEAIEGPITLTACVDKGRHDCCIEESCRVKPHWNAVNGAVRSTLAGVTLATLSTQPEPA, encoded by the coding sequence ATGCGACTTTCGGCCCAGACAGACTATGCCGTCGTGATGCTCGCCGCCGCCGCGCGCCATTGCGGCGTCAGTGGCAGGCTCAACGCGACGCTGCTCGCCGACGAGACCGGCCTGCCCCTGCCGACGGTGCAGAAGCTGGTCAGCCGCCTGTCCTCCGCCGGCCTCATCGAATCCGCACGCGGCACCGGCGGCGGCTTCCGCCTCGCCCGTCCGCCTGCCGCGATCAGCCTCGTCGATATCGTCGAGGCGATCGAAGGCCCGATCACCCTCACCGCTTGTGTGGACAAGGGCCGCCATGACTGCTGCATCGAGGAAAGCTGCCGCGTGAAGCCGCACTGGAACGCGGTCAACGGCGCGGTTCGCTCGACGCTCGCGGGCGTCACCCTCGCCACCCTCTCGACCCAGCCGGAACCCGCCTGA
- a CDS encoding quinone-dependent dihydroorotate dehydrogenase, with translation MRYDLVSGYALLRPALFAIDAERAHRLTIRALSIVGGTGAVPRVRPVTIAGLEFPNPVGLAAGMDKDGEAVAGLFGLGFGAVEIGSLTPRPQAGNPKPRLFRLAADRGVVNRMGFNNGGIDAALARVAGRKHAGVLGINVGANKDSENRVADYALGVGKAAAVADYVTINVSSPNTPGLRDLQSRPALDELLAASSAARMVDGRRVPLFLKVAPDLDTQGLDDAVRAAIDNGIDALIVGNTTISRPDTLRSAQAGETGGLSGAPLKALARAKLVEAIASGGGQLPVIAAGGIDSPEEALLRLEAGAALVQIYSALVYEGPGLVRRILKRL, from the coding sequence ATGCGGTATGATCTCGTGAGCGGCTATGCCCTGCTGCGCCCCGCATTGTTCGCCATCGATGCCGAACGGGCGCATCGGCTGACGATCCGGGCATTGTCGATCGTCGGCGGCACCGGCGCGGTGCCGCGGGTGCGGCCGGTGACGATCGCGGGCCTTGAGTTTCCCAATCCGGTCGGCCTTGCGGCCGGGATGGACAAGGACGGCGAGGCTGTAGCGGGGCTGTTCGGGCTCGGCTTCGGCGCGGTCGAGATCGGATCGCTGACCCCCCGGCCGCAGGCGGGCAATCCCAAGCCGCGGCTGTTCCGGCTGGCGGCGGATCGCGGCGTGGTGAACCGCATGGGGTTCAACAATGGCGGGATCGATGCGGCGCTGGCGCGGGTGGCCGGGCGCAAGCATGCGGGCGTGCTGGGCATCAATGTCGGGGCGAACAAGGACAGCGAGAATCGCGTCGCGGACTATGCGCTCGGCGTAGGGAAAGCCGCTGCGGTTGCGGACTATGTGACGATCAACGTCAGCTCCCCCAACACGCCGGGGCTGCGCGACCTGCAGTCGCGGCCGGCGCTGGACGAGCTGCTGGCGGCATCGAGCGCGGCACGAATGGTGGACGGGCGGCGCGTTCCCCTGTTTCTCAAGGTCGCGCCTGACCTGGATACCCAGGGGCTCGACGATGCGGTGCGCGCCGCGATCGACAACGGGATCGATGCGCTGATCGTCGGCAACACGACGATCTCCCGCCCCGATACGCTGCGCTCGGCACAGGCTGGCGAGACAGGCGGGCTTTCGGGTGCGCCGCTCAAGGCGCTGGCGCGGGCGAAGCTAGTCGAGGCGATTGCGTCGGGCGGCGGACAGCTGCCGGTGATCGCGGCCGGCGGGATCGACTCGCCCGAGGAAGCGCTGCTGCGGCTCGAAGCGGGCGCGGCGCTGGTGCAGATCTACTCGGCCCTGGTCTATGAGGGCCCCGGGCTGGTGCGGCGAATCCTCAAGCGGCTGTGA
- a CDS encoding VOC family protein, with amino-acid sequence MTPLFHLAIPVDDLEAGRAFYGELLGCPQGREDPGHWIDFDFRGHQLVLHKGEGAGVRTRNAVDGDAVPVPHFGLVLDWDEWHALAERLRGAGTEFVIPPHIRFAGKPGEQATMFFHDPAGNALEFKAFRDIGQLFAT; translated from the coding sequence GTGACGCCGCTGTTCCACCTTGCCATTCCGGTCGACGATCTGGAGGCGGGGCGGGCCTTTTACGGCGAGCTGCTCGGTTGCCCGCAGGGGCGCGAGGATCCGGGGCACTGGATCGACTTCGATTTTCGCGGGCATCAGCTGGTGCTGCACAAGGGCGAGGGCGCTGGGGTGCGGACGCGCAACGCGGTGGATGGCGATGCGGTGCCGGTGCCGCATTTCGGGCTGGTGCTCGATTGGGACGAGTGGCACGCGCTCGCCGAGCGGCTGCGTGGTGCGGGGACCGAGTTCGTGATTCCGCCGCATATCCGCTTCGCTGGCAAGCCGGGCGAGCAGGCAACGATGTTTTTCCACGATCCGGCGGGCAACGCGCTGGAATTCAAGGCGTTCCGCGATATCGGGCAGCTGTTCGCGACCTAG